The sequence aggggaaggtgttaggcacccctcgatcccgtggttcgaccaccgtctcttggtggagtatatcggctaatttggacactatgaatgtataaatcacaccaaacataaataaaacgatCAATCAAGCAAACGAATTCAAAaacaatgtccagtccaattatacagtccaaaatagaaaaagaatgcaaaaatgtaaatcctattctaccctacactaattttatactacgatcccatgctacccgatgccttgggccttcatcacggatgtcctccaaatacaaaatacttcggggcattccccagcgaATGAATACAAGTGATCGCGGGGCATTCCTCAATTAAATGAATATATTtccaaatgcaagaactaaaaccaaaccgttcaactcaaatcccacattcaaacattcaacaagagaacttattcctaaatttttgcctacccgaaccaacattcgcctatccatttcaacatatcataattttatcacattccaaCCATATTCGTGctcattacgaattaaacaaaacaacaataaaccaaagttaatctaaattcaacttttttatcaatttctcaatttcatcccccaaatccatttttaaccatattattaaaccagttcgactatcaaatcacttttcaaaatttgaaaccAACAACACATAtcccaacgaagattcaaacatttaagcataccaatcattcatatccacaacaacaattaacATTTTGCTCGAAATATTCAAAATCGCACCACAAAATCACGATATTAGCCAACttcgatataataaaaaagtagagttgagagatggacctttgaagaatcgatttcattgataataaaatcaagaaagcccggactatagaattcctaataggacctcaacaatgacgaactccaactccgtattgaaaaatttgagacTCAAAACTAAAGCTACATAAATCCAATCGAACCCGAAAACCGACACTGTTCACGTACTGTTCACAATATTGTTCACGGCACTGTTCATGGCACTGTTTCTCTCTCGATTTTTTTTCTCTCGCGCgcgattctctcttctctccctcggttgtttttttgttcttcttctaaggaagatgatttggtgattgttgttattgtggagaagatgatgatgaaagaatgagcctctctcttttcttcttttagaatttttcttttatattttttatttggtttttctttttctttatttattattatatgtggaagcatataattggtggcttgtgggaataagtgtgtggcatgtggaaaagttagtgtggcgtgtgaaaaaatgagtagggcgtgtgccttttgcatgtattcaatgaaaaatggaaagtaaggtgttgaggtggcatagtgagATGACAAAGAtgttatgtatttaattatttttaattcttttttttgggataaattatcaattaaataaaagtatggtaaggtgaataaaataaaataaaaatgattaaatattttcgggaaaggacaaaattacgtgtctataaTATCAACAATGGCTAGGTCTATCAAGTGAGGgtcctttaaatttttaaaattaggtggaagagataaaaaaaaatttgagtttttttttcaagttttttcgttccaacaactttttccagttgttcgacaactttacgaagttgttcaacaactatcaaagttgttcgacaactgcacaaagttgttcgacaactgtgcgaagttgttcaacaactttgCGAAGTTGTTTGATAACTTGACGAGACTGTTCAATAACTATGCAAAGTTGTTGAGACAACTTGGGACCCacttatcctttttttaattaaaaacttggGAGGAACTATGGACTCATTTTTCTCGTCTCATCAATTAGCCCCTTAACCTCACTAATCCAACGAGCAGATATTGGCGATCCCCTTTTAACATCTTGCTGGACAgttgataaatttatttatttttatgggcTGATCAACGAAGCACTGCTACCCTCTAATGACTAAGAAATGGGCTTCTTCCCATCTACATGCAATACAAAAGAAAGCAGGGGTCATTTGCACTTCCATTTCCATTTTATGTGGTCTTTAATGTATGTCCTTCGCAACCAATATAATTTTTTCTCAGGAcataagtgtgtatatatattggtGTCGACAAGATATGTTCGAACATGGCTCTAGTTTCTATTGTTGATGGTAAAAATTAGGCCATCCCATTTTGAAAGGCAGATTCCAATTTTATGAAAAGAAAGTCGCTATTGGGATATAAGGAAAAACATTTGAATTGGATATATCACAACCCACAAATGTCTGAAAACCAAATATAGCAAGAGTATGAAGAGAGAAGAGAAACGGCAGAAATTCCATGAAGGGCTCCTTCGGATGCTCTATCCTCCTCCACCATCACCTCCTTCCCAAGTACTAATTTTCTCCCCAATCattgttttttttgttcttattcaTACTGCTTCACTCATTCCTTTCTTACCCCCCATCAAAATTTCAGGAAGAAAACGACGACGAACCCCTTCACTTACTCGAACAACGCCTCAACTTGGATCAAATTCCAGGTTTTCTTGCTAACACGAGTGTAATTTTGATGTCTCTGTATTTCATGATTGGCAAATGTAGTTGAATTGATTGGATTTTAATATGCAGATGAACTGGAAGAAGATAAAGGTTCTTCCAACGACGATGACGTGGAGTCTGATCACGGGCCTGAGAAGCTCACAAGGGCACAGAGGAAGAGGATTCGACGAAAGAAGCTTAAGGAAGCCGCCTCTCGCCGCCAGAATATAATTGGCCCGTTGTTTCCTACGGAAGAGAGTGATGACAAGGGCGTAAATTTGAGTACCTCAGATGAGAAACCACAAGGTGTTCGACAAAATGTCAATGAGACAGGTAAGCTTTGAGGTTTTAGAGAAAAGTAGCGATAGCTGTAGTTTTCTCGTCGATctcattatatttcattttggaTTTATCTAGtggcaacaacaacatacacattATAATCGCACATATGGGGGGCCCGGAAAGGATAGATGTTTCAGATATACCCTTGGCATCATATATCTAGTGGAAGTAGAAATAAACTTTGACACCTGTTAGTGTAATTTAGCCGTCTAGATATAGAGCTTTTAGCTAGTGAGTACTGCAACAATTGTGCTTGTCCATTTTCCAGATAATGCAGAGTCTTGCTCGAAACAAAACAGACTAAAACAAAGAAGAATGGCTAAACGGTTGGTTGGTGGCAGCTCAAAGTCAACTGGGGATGGTAACAAGACTTGAAAGTTCCAGTTCAGTGTTAGCAAGACTTGAAGGGTATTGCAACAGGCAGTATTAAACATTTTAACTGGTAAGAAGAAACTGGATTTGATATAAATGCTGACAAAATTTTAGTAGGCTGTGGTGATGTTCTTTTAAAAATCAGAGAGGcatggttttttatttttgaactgtcTGGTTCATATATGGGATACTCATAATGCAAATGTTCACTTGCTAGTAGTTAATTTAGTGATTTATTGTCTTGTAGTACTGTTAATTAAATTAgattcaattgatttcatattcTTTTGATGACATAGCTTAATGACGTTGGAAAACCTTGTTTTAAGAACTTTCAGAGTTTGACATGCTTATGAGCCACCTAAGGGCTTGGCCAAGTAGTCAATTGAGTTAGAGAATAATGAGAGCTCATGTTCAAATGTTATTGGAGTGAAAAAAAACTAGGTAATTAAGCTAGTTTTGGTGGACAGAGAGAAACAGAAAAGAAGCATGGATTTCGATATTTGTAAGTATTCTAATAAAGAATGATGGGAAATTTTGATCCGCTGACCATGAGAACTTATCATGGATAACACCACACACTCTTTATAGTTTGGGCTATTGGCCATATGTCTTGGCTATGATAGAAGAAGCATGTCCATACACATTCTTAATGGGACAGTCCACTTGTATGATTTATGAGACCACAAGGAAGAATGGATCTTCATTGTTCCTGTTTTTTTTGAGTTTCCCATCCAATGTCAGATTATCTGCTTCCTGTATTGAAGTTTCGGTTTATCCAAATTCGTACCAAATAAGGTCTGTTTAGGGAGGAGGTGTTtctaacaaaatatttttcatattcaaatctCGAATCTAAAACTTCTAATTAAATATAGAAGATCTATCCATCTACTACAACCCTTGTCGGTTCCTTATCTTTCcacaaatatcaaatttataataatttcaaaactagTAAGGCATCTATCCATCTACTACAACCCTTGTTGGTTCCTTTATCTTTCCACCAATATCCAATTCACATAATACTTTCAAAACCATTAAGTATGATGGTCAAACTTGTATTTACAAAAACTAGTAAGTATGATGGTCAAACTTGTATTCACATAATACCTTTGGGCCCGTTTGACCatggataatttattttttttccaaaaaaatttttcaaagttggaaattatggtgtttgcccatgaaaatttgaaaaataatttcggAATTAAATTTCGAAAAGGGAAAActactttttgttgtttttcatttttttcacttccAATtccaactttcattattattacatataaccctaaTCTTTAAATTTACACAAACTCCTCTTATTaactaaatttcataatttttttaaaaagaccaaattcaataaaataattaattcaagtgaaaataattaagaattttcatcaacaaatttaagaatatataaaatatatttatatctatcaaccatatttatcaaaatatattttttctctattcaatTGATTATGTTTACATAAACTTATTTAGTtcgtgcttgtgatatttttattcagattttagaagaataacaatcataataattggtttgttgttaattattttatcaattgaagacatataaattattttctcaacatttggttaTATGTtggtaggtaaattagtagttggatgattttgataatttttaaaagttgagggcataaaatcatatttaaaaaagatttttcaaaagtctaaaaaaaagattaaaaagacaTGCCCAACACAACTCCagcttcatcttcaactccaactccaaaaaaagtaatttttatggccaaacgacTACAAAATTTGATGTCCAAACAGGTCTAAAAGCCCCTCAGGGTGAATTAGAGATTTCATCTATCAAATCCAATTAAAAAGACAATAGTGGAGTGATACTGGAGTAATTGTTTTTCCTTATCTggttttaaattgttgaaaaattcACTATTCGATAtttacatctatatctataatctataatctataatttatatatattaaaagtgtgaagacctttagaaaagtatttgaactttttaccctttattaaaagacttcataatagacaaaatcatcttttcactatttacttaaattattatttaattattttaataatattagctataatattgaatcctaaaatatatatgaaaagaaaaaattaagagtcCTTAAATATATGGTAACAAACAAATATTTGGGTAAgacaaaatagaaaagaaaactaCTAAACTCCTAAGATTTAAGAATCATATGTGTATATggctttaatttaattttttttaaatcagacAATGAATCATATTTTGTATTAAACAAAAAGCAAAGCAAAGGTCTAAAAGAACTATAAACAATGTACAGTAAATGTTTATTTGTAGTGGTTTattatttttggaattcatattTTTCTAAAGTTGGTAGTTATTTATggggaaaaaaaatataaatttgtcatatttagataatttattagaaaatattttgtactgctataaattgagaattcttcTACAACAATACAATAGCAGCTTCattgaacatataaaaaataaaaaaaatgtacttTTGGTCTTAGATCATTCTTTATTGTttgctttaaaattattttttacgtcaagaaatatttttttaatatttaatttactttaaggtgcattgattttgtaggtatcttgaagatagatgatgatgataatatatatagacagttgatgatttaaattttgaaagGTGATTAATTTCGCgtgaaattttttagttttaaatgatATATATTATTGTACGGAAAATTTTAATATGGTTGAGGCACAACCAACAAAAGTTGAGAGAGGCTCCATTCCTTTTTGGATACGTGGATAAGTGGGccaatttacttattttaaacctcaaaataaattaacaaaagagtgaaaatatattgtttttcttgtgGGTCCCATGAGGCACATATAATgcactaaataaatatacaaaattacaGTAATTGTGATTTGTGGGGTCGATGGGTTATAATTTCCGCATTCTTTtattacttcctccgtctcattttactcgtcccaaattttttaatttaatttctcattttacttgtaatttttcattaatcattaattattatttttcaaattaaaatataaacatcaattaataagggtattatggtaatgaaatcatattattaattatttttcttaatcattatACAATGTCaaattgggacgagtaaaatgagacggagagAGTATTTGTTATTACGTCTCTTTATATTAgttcaatttaaaattaaatagataatctattattttatgtattt comes from Capsicum annuum cultivar UCD-10X-F1 chromosome 2, UCD10Xv1.1, whole genome shotgun sequence and encodes:
- the LOC107861374 gene encoding uncharacterized protein LOC107861374 produces the protein MKREEKRQKFHEGLLRMLYPPPPSPPSQEENDDEPLHLLEQRLNLDQIPDELEEDKGSSNDDDVESDHGPEKLTRAQRKRIRRKKLKEAASRRQNIIGPLFPTEESDDKGVNLSTSDEKPQGVRQNVNETDNAESCSKQNRLKQRRMAKRLVGGSSKSTGDGNKT